GATGCCGCTTCTTGAGATCGCGCGAGGGGTGGGTTGTGGGGCAATCAGACACTTTGAGGCGCTTGTTTTTCGAAGGGTTGGAGGCCTTCAACGACTGGGGGCACGCACGCGCGGGAAGTGGCTGGGCAAGTCACGCCGGTCGCCGTTGTCGGGGTGAATGAACGAGGGTTGACGCCAGGGGCGATTGGGGAGGGAATATCAAGGCAGATAACGTTGAAGAACTTCATGCCATTTGAGGTATCCTGAGCCGTTCAAATGGATCCCGTCGGATGTGTAGCGTGGATCCAGTTGATTGCCGTTGGAGACCATCGTGGAATAGAGATCGATGTAGATGATTTTTTGTCCATCAGCGATGGTTGCCATTTCTGTGTTAAACTCCTTGATGGACTGGGTAACGGCAGGACTTAGATTCATGCCTGTGGTGGAGCGCCACACGTCGGAATTGATGGGCAAAACGCTTTGAAGAAACAGTTGGGTTTGTGGTGAGGTGGTTTGGATTTGCACAACGAGATTGCGGTAATCTGCCATCACCTCGCTGCTGGGTCTGCCTATCCGAAGATCGTTGATGCCAATCATGAGGAAAAGCTGTTTGGGATGATGCTGCAGAATTTTGTCCAAGCGATGACGCAAACCTTCGATGGTGTCGCCGGCAATACCCCGGTTCAGCGCCGGACGTCGCAACAACTCGTTCCAAGGACAAAAATCGGTGATCGAATCTCCGGCGAAAATGATCGTGGCCTCTTGTGGAGGTAGAACGGCATAGGTGTTGGCCCGTGCTTGATAAGCGGGCGAGTCAAAGTAACTGGGGGCCCTCAACTCAGACCGTGACGATGGCAAGATCTTTGCAAGCAAATAGGAGACTCCGCCTTTTTTATGGACAAAAATCACGCCTGCTCCCAAGAATAACAGGTTGAGGACCAGGGAAAGGGCAAGGATCGTTCGCAATCGTTTCATGGTTCGATGTCCGATTCATTAAACAAGGACACTTCATCTCTCAAGTATAGTTGTCTCGACCGAGCATCCCGACACTGACTACGTCCTGGACGCCACCGATGTGCAGCAACTAAAAAAGGAAACCGATGACTACGCCGCAGTGTTGGTCGCACCCAGCTCCACCATCGCTCAGCGCAAATCACAAACGCAGCAATTGCGTGCCTTGTTTCGCGAAGCCCACTAGCAACTCGTCGGCATGGTCCGCCTCATCAAACGCTTCGAACGAGCCTCAGGCGGCCCCGCGATGATGTCCGCCTATCACGCCTCACGCGTGATCCGGGTCATCGCGCACCGTTCTGAGAACGGCACCGTCACGTCCCCGCTCGCTTAGACGATTAAGGACTCCTGCATGGGGCGCATCATCCATCTCCACTGTTCTCAGATGCAGGGATGTCATCTCGCCAACCGGTGTCTCGGGCCGCCTTGCTGGCGGCAATAAACAAACCGACATCTCGCATCACTTCGCTGAAGACGACGGCTGGCACCGCTTGCAGTGGTAGAGCTTCCGCCCTGCCGCACGCGAAGAATTTCACCCTGACAATGTGTAGCCAGATG
This is a stretch of genomic DNA from Phragmitibacter flavus. It encodes these proteins:
- a CDS encoding GDSL-type esterase/lipase family protein, giving the protein MKRLRTILALSLVLNLLFLGAGVIFVHKKGGVSYLLAKILPSSRSELRAPSYFDSPAYQARANTYAVLPPQEATIIFAGDSITDFCPWNELLRRPALNRGIAGDTIEGLRHRLDKILQHHPKQLFLMIGINDLRIGRPSSEVMADYRNLVVQIQTTSPQTQLFLQSVLPINSDVWRSTTGMNLSPAVTQSIKEFNTEMATIADGQKIIYIDLYSTMVSNGNQLDPRYTSDGIHLNGSGYLKWHEVLQRYLP